Proteins encoded within one genomic window of Glycine soja cultivar W05 chromosome 1, ASM419377v2, whole genome shotgun sequence:
- the LOC114405357 gene encoding uncharacterized protein LOC114405357, translated as MFGNSLQKECKIPQMGVWDGDTWIWNLAWRHNWFLWDHDLVATFMELIDNKKSIINKKDNWVWMNNSEGTYCVKHMYKSLLSQEGETEQHIDSKVWSTLWNIKASSKALAFSWSLLLNKIQSKGIGKTKSNQIWKVVWVLWRHQNNIIFREGNPDF; from the exons ATGTTTGGAAATTCACTACAAAAAGAATGCAAGATTCCTCAAATGGGTGTGTGGGATGGAGATACATGGATCTGGAATTTAGCTTGGAGACATAATTGGTTCCTATGGGACCATGATCTGGTGGCCACTTTTATGGAATTGATtgacaacaaaaaatcaattattaacaAGAAGGACAATTGGGTGTGGATGAACAACAGTGAAGGGACTTACTGTGTCAAACATATGTACAAATCACTTTTATCACAGGAGGGGGAGACTGAACAACACATTGATTCTAAAGTGTGGAGTACTCTGTGGAACATCAAGGCATCTTCTAAGGCTTTGGCATTCTCGTGGAGCTTGCTGCTGAACAAAATACAAAGCAAG GGGATAGGAAAGACAAAGAGCAATCAGATATGGAAAGTGGTGTGGGTATTATGGAGGCACCAAAACAACATAATATTTAGAGAAGGAAATCCTGACTTTTAG